A genomic window from Salvelinus namaycush isolate Seneca chromosome 21, SaNama_1.0, whole genome shotgun sequence includes:
- the LOC120065828 gene encoding heat shock factor protein 1-like has product MQESPGSIGVDGGYASNVPAFLTKLWTLVEDPDTNHLICWSATGTSFHVFDQGRFAKEVLPKYFKHNNMASFVRQLNMYGFRKVVNIEQSGLVKPERDDTEFQHLYFLQGHEHLLEHIKRKVSIVKSEETKVRQEDLSKLLYEVQMLRSQQENMECQMQDMKQQNEVLWREVVSLRQNHTQQQKVMNKLIQFLFSQMQSNTPSTVGMKRKLPLMLDVGSTTPPASKFSHSHQMESLHEPFYIQSPSTETASCSNSAMTGGPIISDVTEMSQPTNMAIQMQTEETRDKCMMLIKEEPVSPGVRGRGEGVPLGSCEVCSEPPVLHVAMVQSVLEGRGSGAERRSKRPALERPEVPDAVENVDMSLEDLQLLLRTHQQSVEPTAAVIDPFNFNLPMSEWNFNDMESNLKSYMFQSQEAEAYPNAGCEEQ; this is encoded by the exons ATGCAGGAATCTCCTGGCTCTATTGGTGTGGATGGAGGTTATGCCAGTAATGTGCCTGCCTTCCTCACCAAACTGTGGACCCTGGTCGAGGACCCGGACACCAACCATCTCATCTGCTGGAGTGCT ACTGGAACCAGCTTCCATGTTTTTGACCAGGGCAGGTTTGCCAAGGAGGTGCTGCCAAAGTACTTCAAACATAACAACATGGCCAGCTTTGTCCGTCAGCTCAACATGT ATGGCTTCAGGAAGGTGGTGAACATAGAGCAGAGTGGCCTGGTGAAGCCAGAGCGAGACGACACAGAGTTCCAGCACCTCTACTTCCTGCAAGGCCACGAACACTTGCTGGAGCACATCAAGAGGAAG gtcTCAATTGTGAAAAGTGAAGAGACTAAAGTACGACAGGAGGACTTGAGTAAGCTGCTGTATGAGGTACAGATGCTGCGCAGTCAACAAGAGAACATGGAGTGTCAGATGCAAGACATGAAACA GCAGAATGAGGTGCTGTGGAGAGAGGTGGTCTCACTGAGACAGAACCACACCCAGCAGCAGAAAGTCATGAACAAG CTGATTCAGTTCCTATTCAGCCAGATGCAGTCAAACACACCCAGCACTGTAGGAATGAAGAGAAAGCT TCCACTCATGTTGGATGTTGGCTCCACCACACCCCCAGCCTCTAAGTTCAGTCATAGCCACCAAATGGAGTCCCTGCATGAGCCCTTCTATATCCAATCG CCATCTACAGAAACTGCCTCTTGCTCCAATAGTGCAATGACAGGAGGACCAATCATATCAGACGTTACGGAAATGTCACAACCCACCAACATGGCCATTCAAATGCAAACAGAGGAGACAAG GGATAAGTGTATGATGCTGATCAAAGAGGAACCAGTGAGCCCAGGGGTGCGAGGCCGGGGGGAGGGTGTTCCACTGGGCTCCTGCGAGGTGTGTTCTGAACCCCCTGTCCTCCATGTTGCCATGGTACAGTCCGTCCTGGAGGGCAGAGGGTctggagcagagaggaggagcaaGAGACCTGCTCTGGAAag ACCAGAAGTACCTGATGCTGTAGAGAATGTGGACATGAGTCTGGAGGACTTGCAGCTTCTCCTGAGGACCCACCAGCAAAGTGTGGAGCCCACCGCTGCTGTCATAGAT CCATTCAATTTCAACCTGCCCATGAGTGAGTGGAACTTTAATGATATGGAGTCCAACCTAAAATCA